TTCTCTCCCATCTTGAAAATCTGAAAACTTTCTTCTTTAACCAAAAGCCCTCTTACAAATCAATAACTATCCAAGGACCACCATGAACAAGAGGTCTGTTGAAGCAGGCAAATTTGTTGGAAGTTGTGAAGCAGCCAAGATGGAGAAAAAACAACTCAAACTGGAGCAGAATAAGAAAACAAGATTTCAAGAGAAACAATGAGGCTCACCGACCAACACCAAATCTTTGAAACCGCTGTTATCAGTTACAGTAGAGCAAAACctttgtctcttttattttgcatttcccattatttatatgttaaaGAACAggcttttcttttaaaaatgaaaaaaaaaaaatctttttcaCTTTCCTTATTTTGGTGGGTTAGCTTTTAGGTATTTAAACCATCAAACATCAAcatttgtacattattcatAACATAAAGGTGAAAGCTTtcgatatattttttttattatttaaggTGAAAGATGGATTTAGGGATAAATTGATGGATTTAGGGATAATGATTGAATCTTTATTGAATTTATGAGCAGCAGCACACAAAACTGCACATGGGGCTCTGTAGTCTGAACCCAACTCGTTAATTTCCTCtgcttttttaattttcattttccatttcttggaataattccataaaatactactcctagaTTGCATAAATTTTAGTAGAGCAGCAATTAATAGGgtaataacataaataattcGGATTCTTTGTGGATCTCACTGTGTGTGTACTGTTactgtaaatttaaaattgcaatttgcaGCATAGAAATAGAACCATCGTTTCTGAGTTTTCTACAGCAGAAGAAATCAGTCATAgcttatgtatttttaaaataatcttgcACCCTGAAACATAGACTTCTTCACTTCTGTCccactctttctctctcttcatagTTTTTCATACCAATATTTTAAGGTGGTCCATTTTTTCTGCTGGAAAGGGATGCCTGATTTATGGGAACCATGTGTTTGGAGTGTGGTGTGCATgtctattatcattttatcttttcctCAGAAACTTGGCACTTCAAAGAGTAAAAAtagtttgaactttgaagtagtttgatttgtttggtttggtttgttTGTAGACCAAGAAGTTGTTGAAATTAGTAGGGAATTTGATAAAGCCATGTGTTTGacttatatactaatataaattttatgtattctaattaacattttattgcTTATGATGATTCCCCCGATTAAATTGcaatttatatactaatataaatttaattattgttgaacttttatacaaataaaagatAGCTTTTCAAATGTTGGAGTGAATCTAAAATTTAACCTACGTTAGATCACATACGCGTCGTCTAATCTATAACTTCAATTTCAAACTATAACGCAAGCGTACAATTGTTAATGTGTCTTGAATATCCACGTATCCGAGTCAGATGCTGATTAGCACATTAAATTATTCATGTGGCGGAGAATTCCTGCAGCCCATGCACAAATACGCAAAGTACTGAGCTAATAGTCTGATGTGCAATATCAAAAGCGAGAGAATATACATATTCACTTTGTCTCAAGGTAGATGATCTCTTTTTTTGGGCAGCATATATAGAATTTTAtcagtattatttttgtgtgttaagtgaataaaaaaataaaatagagataaatgaagtatatttaatgtttaataattggttattttgattatgaTAAACTAAACAGAAAGTTGGTGATCTTATtttgacaaatggagtatatatgtaatttaaaaattatcttGAATTTTGGGTACTCGATTAATATGTATTACAACTACATTTATAAAGTGAACCCTAGCCATCTCACACAAATCAAGAGTTTTCTAATTTTCAACATTGGGTTCGAAAATATCAATGTCATTGCGCTGCACCACGTGTTTGTGACTATAGTGACTTACCACAACTCGTTATTTATGACATTTTCATGGAAACGTATCACAAATTcaacttattatttatttgttgaaacTTGATAGCATTAAATTAATCAGttattttcttctccttttgtTAGGTGTTATAGGCTTAATTATAGCGtcttcattattattattcttattatttaataagcgctattatcattattacatttttcataTAAGGAAATACGATATTATCTTATTGGGACGGCCTATAGTGATTACGAGTAAGATCAAGTCatgattaaattcaaatacatTGAAAACTAGTACTACATCTGTTTAATGATCTTATGTCTCATTTTTTGTGTGTATATTTTgctataaagaaaaaagttgcAAGATAATATGCGTGGAAACCCATATTTTGATTACAATTTTGTatctatttgtttatttaaagaagaaataaGAGACGGGACCTAATCCAATTCCAGATAGATAAACGATAGGCATACGTGCTcaccatttatattttttagtgagagggattatattttttgttttcatttcactttttctgtatattattgaaaatgtATCCACATCGtagttgaattttatttgcaaaGAAAGCCATTTTGTATTAATGTTTTTGATAGTatcaaactatttttttttcattgtcaTATGAGCCAAAACCATTatgatgattttataaatgatCAAGGCTATATCACGTTTTATATAGggttatttacttatttttacaCAATTAGTTATGTACTCCTATTTTTGTGGCTATATGAACGACTCCAAATTTAAGTTCACTGTATATAAACCACCGTCACAACTTACAACCACACATGATTAGAACATGGATTAAAAATGCATTTTGTGCAAGTACCTAATTTTACACAATAATCtagattttatataaatagtactctctcagtccctgaaaatttgtcacatttttctatttccgtctgtcccataaattttgtcacatttcactttttaccattttttataatggacctcacaatccactaacttattctcactcacattttattataaaactaatactttaaaaataggacacactagctactaactttttcaactactttctattacatttcttaaaatctgtgtccgATCAAACtgagacaaaatttaagggacggatggagtagttaTGAAaccatttatagaaaaaacaatttgtctgtaaagtcatgaactttcaaAATAGTTTGGTTTTTCTCATGAACTTTAATGTTGCAtgaaaagtcatgaactttaccgGACTGTGTAAATTTCTCATCCGACCGGACCTGATAGATTTCCGACACAAACTTATCCCATGTGGCGTGCCGGAGGCGTGACTTAGCAAATGACAAATTTAGGGTTCAATTCGaattatggaattaatgtTTCTTTTATGCTGAATTCAATTTATGGAATTCGATTCGTATGTTTAATGTCGATTTGTATGTTGAAGTCGATTTGTGGAATTCAATATGTATGTTTCATTTGTGCTAGTTGTATGTTTGTATTAAGTACATGGCCAGAGAATGCAAAGATAGAAGAGAAACAATTAGAATTAGTGGAGTTTTGTCAAGCCATGCCTTCGGCGCATCGCGTAGGATAAGTTTGTGTCGAAAATCTATCCGATCGGCCGGATGGGATATTTACACATTTTGATAAATTCATGACTTTTCAtacaacatttaaaatttacgggaaaaaccaaacaattttaaaagtcCATGACTTTAGAAGCAATTCGCccttataaaattgaaatgcatgaacttaaatatacatatttccTAATCGAAATGCATTACTTTATTGCTAGCTAGATCGATTGAAGTTCTTTGTATTTAGGTAGGTTAGGTATGCATGAATATGGCTGATTGTTTATATTTGACTTGCTATTTGCTAATAGTCATGAGTTATTAATCTCAAATtagcaaaattaatagtttgaTTAGAGAAGGGTTAGCTTTGTTCCAATTTACAAATGTTTCCTCTCCTAACCAGTATTCaccttattatttttttattttaggtgtATACAACATCAACTATTACATCATGTTACTTTAAACAAGGTGGTGTcgaatataagaaaaaatagagtacATTACGTATTTTAAAAACCGTATATTGGGTAATCGTTGTTGATCACAAGAGGGGCCtaaataacatatatatacattaaaataaactatttatataCGTATCAGAATCAGATggaatttggaaaaaatatcTTTGAAGCAAAAATTCACATTCTCTACATGTCGAAGCAATAAATAATATGTAAATCATATAGTATGTGAAAAAGGCCCTTTTTAAGGGAAAATAAAGATTTAGATATTTCTAAtgtagtttaaaatttttgggaCCCCTAAAATTTGGTCTTTGGGGGCTCGTAGACATGTCTTAATATATTTCATGTGTAACGAATTtccaaaagaaatatgaaaacatTCACTACTTATATTGCATATACCGGCATAAATACTTGTATAATTAACACATAGCATACCTATCGCAACCCTATTATTACTCATTATTTTCAGATGGTTGGAAGCATAATAGCCATAAAAAAAGCACCAATTCCTCctatttgatatatatatatatatatatatatatatatatatacttttcaAAGTTTTGTATTGAATAGTATATCAACTTATGAGCTATGATAGGTGCTAATGTGCTATAGTTGTTCAAGGATGCTTCATTAATACGTGCATTTATGACATATTATActcacaaaaaaaatgcatttttaatatttgtatgataattaataaaaactttGAAGGATATAATTATGCATTTCCTATTTTTGATAACGACGCAAATAGGTGACTACTCTATTATTTGCGAgtaattaatgattaaaaaagtCCAATGTCAAATAtcaaaaagcaaataaaattaatgatgcAAGGGTGTGTTTGACATTAATAAAACAaggaaaattgagtttgaattctggagaaagtaaaaaaaagtactagcGCCCACCGTGGGGCTCGAACCCACGACCACAAGGTTAAGAGCCTTGCGCTCTACCAACTGAGCTAGACGGGCCTCTGTGTTGTCTTTCTCAACGTAATCATTTGCCTGTTTTGATCTTTTAGGtagtttttgaaattaaacgtactccctccgtcctcgattaggagtcacactttgaccaggcacgggttttaagaaatgtaaagaaaagttggttgaaaaagttagtggaatgtgagacccatttttttatattggttttataataaaatgtgagtgaattgagttagtggaacgtgagacctacttactatatatggtaaaaatgaagtgtgactctagATAGAggttatattttctaaaatttattcaaaaatactccatatttttagatggtttaataattaaaaggaatttttgcataaaatttaaatactacagtattatataaaaagttaaaaaataaatttgatgtaAAAATATAGGCGTGTAATGATTCACAGAGTAACACTATTGTACATTTCGgaggaaaataattaaatacttatgATAGGAGATTGCAaggtttcaactttcaagatGTGCATAGTAAAGAGTGCATATTGTCTTAACTCCTAACATGTTATAATTTCGGTGTGGGCCAAcaactaataattaatactcctaattACTAGCactaaacataaacaaaataataaattaatgacaGTAAAAATAACTTGATCTCACTTCCACAAATTCCCTGAaattctttcttgtgtgataTCCACAAAAAATCATGCATCTATAACATTtccaatcaacaaaaataaactatggtgttaaaaaaaagggcacactatatatacaacaaacatgataaaaatgcgaaaacacaaacatatatatatctatatagaTTACATATCCTACCTGAAGGATGAAGCTCCTCCACTTGAGAAGCTTTGTGTTTTCAGGGTGTTTGATTCGAGCAAGACGGGATCGCTTCGCTTCAAGTTAAGATGACGTGAAATACGGAGGCTTAGTGTGATAGTTGATGGTGATGAAAACCTTTTAAACTACAGCAGTTTGGCCAGAGAAGCCATCCTGCAGCAGCAGAGACCCATCTTTCATCAGGTTGACGCTTAAGCTCTTGAACCGTTCTCTTGAATATTGTCGTGACGCCTTTCTCCAGTCCGTTCCCGTCTTCATCATTGCAACAAACTCGTCATAGCTGATTCGGCCGTCCTGAAATAAGATCGTCGATTGCTCAGCTTAGATTCATCAAAAGTAATCCAACACATGCTTATGTATTCTGTATCACCTTGTCAGTGTCGACTTCTCGCATGATGTCATTGAGCACCTCAGCATCGGTCTCTCCTGATTCATCGGCCAATGCTTCTCGTAGTTCGTCTAGTTCTATGTAACCGCTCCCGTCTTTGTCAAAGAACATGAATGCTCTGCGGATGTGTTCGTCGTTCTCCATCCTCTGTAAGTGGATGGTGACTGCAACGAACTCCCCGTAGTCCAATACTCCGTTTCCATCCACATCAGCCTATATGTATCATTCTGTTAGGCCTTGCTAACTAACAAGTTATACATTGTAAAACTGCATAACAAGAGCATGATTATTACCACATCCATCAGCAACTTCATCTCAGCCTCAGCCAGCTGAgaaccaacttttcttaaacCAGTTTTTAGCTCATCGAATGTAACCTTCCCGTCGTCGTCGGTATCCATCAAAGCGAACATGTCTCTGATTACTTCCATCTCCTCAACGGATAAATGCTCTGCTATCACCTATTGagttatatgaaaaaaattaacttttaagaTATAGTCATGACCTCTCGTCTATACATCGAGACCGTTTCTATGTATACCAGTTCTATTCATTTACCAACTCAAATTGACCACAAATTTATGAGTATGCTATACTTACCCTCAATGCTCTCTTCTTGAACCGATTCATGACAGAGAACTGCTTGAGCCTTGCCCTTACAACGTCACCAAGTGGAACATTCGAAGCTTTCTTGGCGTTCTGTATCCACGGGTGATCTAACAAAGACAATAAAGGAAAGAAGTATGGGTCAGAGCCGTCACATGAGCCAAATGCAGCAAAAAGATCACGTCTAGTATACTCTCTCGTCTCCATTTCATACTCCAGGTTAACTATAGTTTATAGGGCAACTCAGTAGACTCTGGTACAGCTCAGCAGTGCCCAGTGAACACGAAACTAGTTACGAAAAATAGAACCCAAGTTACCACTAAACTGGAATTTCAGATTATCCAGAGGCCAGTTCCTTAATCTTCCAACAAGTTTCAGTGAAGAAGTACTAATGTTcccaattatttaatctaataCACTGGATATGATGAATAAATTATCTAGTGGTCTAATCTTGAATTCTTATATCTGGATTAGGATGGTCACGCTATCAAAACAATAGAAAAATTGAACATTTTAGAGCTGAAAATAGGGCTTTTCACTTTTGATCtgatttcaaaaaatttcgcCCAACAGCTCTAACCATATCAGCTATCGGACAACTGAGACGATTCCATTGCTGCAATCAATAAAATCAGCAAAGTTCATCCAAAAACACCATGATCACCATACAGGCTGTACATGCTAAGCAGACTATCATCTGTAAACActtctcttttctttattattattgctcCTTTAACACTTGCTTTTCACATCCTAAATCTTTATAGAAAGTTCACAGTTTTGCACGCTAAATGCATCTTTTCCTCCCTCAGCCTGAAACATCATCATTTTCAAACAGTAATCGATTCGACACTTACCAAGAACTTGCTGGGCTGTCAGCCGCTTTTTCGGGTCCGGATTCAACATCTGTCTAACAAGACTCTTCGCACTCTCAGAAACTTGAGGCCATGGTTCCCTCTTGAAATCAATCACTCCTCTCAAGATTGACAGTGCAACACCTTGCTCGGTTTCTAAAAAGCACAGTTTTCGTGTAAGCAAAACCGGGTTAAATCAACTGAAGAAGGagcagaggaagaagaggtACCACCTGCCCAGAAAGGAGGAACTCCACAtaacaaaatgtaaagaatCACACCAGCACTCCAGATATCGACTTCGGGCCCATAATTCCTCTTCAGCACCTCCGGTGCCATGTAGTATGGACTTCCCACAATCTCAGAGAACTTCTCACCtgattcaaattcatttcttCATTAAAGAAAGTGATCATGAGCTTATAGTATTAGTAGAGAAGAAGCTTTCGTCGAattcagttttaatttttgttagatTGCAGATAAACCATTCAATCATCAAACAGCATAATAAATTACCAGAAATCGATAGGAATTGagtgggaaaaaaaaagagaattcaAAAATCACTGAAACAATCGAATTGTAGCTCACTGGAGAGAAGAACaccaaaacccccaaattgaAAGGGGGGAAATGAAAACAGCGAATTAAAAACCTAATTCTacagaagaagaggaagagatTTCTCATTTCTCTCACCAGGCTTGAAAAACACAGACAATCCGAAATCAATAGCCTTGAGAGCCGAATTCTCCTTCTTATTCGCGAATAGGAAGTTCTCCGGCTTCAGATCGCGATGCATAACCCCATGCTCGTGGCACATCCTGACCACCTCCGCGATCGTCCTGgccacggcggcggcggcgcgctCGCTGTAGTGGCCGCGCGCCACGATCCGGTCGAAGAGCTCCCCGCCCTCGCAGAGCTCCATGACGAGGTGCACGGCCTCGGCGTCCTCGTAGGTGGCGCGCAGCTTGACCACGTTGAGGTGGTCGGGGAGGCTGGACATGATGGCGACCTCGCGGCGCACGTCCTCGACGTCGACGGCGGTGCGCAGCTTCTTCTTCGAGATGGACTTGCAGGCGAGCGCCTCGCGCGTCTCGCGGTCCGTGCAGAGGTAGGTCACGCCGAACTCGCCGCGGCCGAGCTCGCGGCCGAGGACGTACTTGTCGGAGATCTTGGCGCGCGGGATGAAGTCCTTGAGGACTCTCGCCGGAGACGGGGATTGGGCGTAGGGATTGGGGTGGCGCTCGCGCGCTTTTCGGTTGGCTTTGGGGGTGGAGGGGGAGGCTTCGGGGGCTCGGATGCACGCGTTGCAGTTTCCCATGGCGGAGGAGGTTGTGGTGGCTCCGCCGTCAACGGTGgtgagaggaagaagaagaagaagaagagtgcGTGATGAAGAAGAAACGTCTTTAACTAGAAAACGCGGGTCAAATTGGATAAATATTTGGCATTTGAAAAtaaggagtattattattattattatttgataaaaagatatttttgtttcaagaATGCTGTGATTTTTCAAGTAAAGAAATTATCATGATGGATTATTATCTTGTTGGAAGATTGATGGAATTGGCGCTAAAAGTCAACATTTGTTTTACAAAACGGCAAAAGTAATTTGAGACTAAATAAATTGTGTGATTATCGAGTCACTACCAACCACTTGCATGATTGGTTCAAACacaattgatttttttcattttttattgtcttCTATGGTTTGTTCAAGTATTGTGTTTTTGAAATATAGTTGAATTAagtttattagtattattataaaactattgtGATACCCTAATCTGTATTTATGTGCATATAAATAGAGTTTAACTAACCgccattatttaaaattcagTTATTTGCATCATTTGAAATTCagttaattagtaaaattattcGTTTTTTTATACTTTGGATTTGGATTATGGTGAGGATCTGCATGAATTTTGACCAAGTTAATTTTGGTACTACTatgttttttcaaaataaatgacaTTATTTTGTGGTGGGTCTCTTTTTGTTTATGTCAAGTTTAAGACAAATCGTAACATCAagtaattcaaataattaaaatgttgaGCAAACTGATAAATTCAATTGCTATTAAACCAGTTATACTTTTTCGTGGAGTCATTTAGGTCAATAAAACTACCTAATAATGGAGAATCCATTCTCCGGAGCCTTTGtcttttactactactagtatttttgaagttttttaaatctttttaaCATGCACatgtacataatttttttattcttgaaaaatgactacaaatgaaacaaataaaaatggtttTGATTTGGTCAAAAATCTAAATGGCTAATTGTACTAtactattttctaaatttaacacttttttttctccattgtCGTAATTCATGTCGAATTCGTGAAGAATTGGTCATTGATGAAAGTCCACATGAAGTTGGTGAAGTCAGAAGAAGTATATGAGacagaagaaaatgaaatattgtcaTTATCATCAACTATCAAAGAAGGTTGACCCCATAATtgcaattaataaagaaaaagtagtagtatactagtatataaaatgaataCAATAATGGAGTATGTTGTCGTTTTGGTACATCTATAAGTTTATAACTTGGTCTGATCACATTTACGCGTGAACCCAAGAGTTCTCAAGATTAAATATAACTAGTTctaaaatttgtgtttgttaGTTTTAGCATAATTGATTTGTTTGTGATCATCATATTATATTCTATACACGAACATTCATAaaatgtactactagtattgACATACTTGTGTAATGTAGTAGAATCATTCAAATAGATACTCCAACAGCGGCAATTGTGAATGAACCACAGGTAATAAATACTCAAATAAAAGCCAATTAGCATTTTAATTCACATATTTATACATGATGGCTTTGACTATCAAGagaaattataatactaacaCCATTTATTGAATtcttaatactccatatagtag
The genomic region above belongs to Salvia hispanica cultivar TCC Black 2014 chromosome 3, UniMelb_Shisp_WGS_1.0, whole genome shotgun sequence and contains:
- the LOC125210902 gene encoding calcium-dependent protein kinase 10-like, translated to MGNCNACIRAPEASPSTPKANRKARERHPNPYAQSPSPARVLKDFIPRAKISDKYVLGRELGRGEFGVTYLCTDRETREALACKSISKKKLRTAVDVEDVRREVAIMSSLPDHLNVVKLRATYEDAEAVHLVMELCEGGELFDRIVARGHYSERAAAAVARTIAEVVRMCHEHGVMHRDLKPENFLFANKKENSALKAIDFGLSVFFKPGEKFSEIVGSPYYMAPEVLKRNYGPEVDIWSAGVILYILLCGVPPFWAETEQGVALSILRGVIDFKREPWPQVSESAKSLVRQMLNPDPKKRLTAQQVLDHPWIQNAKKASNVPLGDVVRARLKQFSVMNRFKKRALRVIAEHLSVEEMEVIRDMFALMDTDDDGKVTFDELKTGLRKVGSQLAEAEMKLLMDVADVDGNGVLDYGEFVAVTIHLQRMENDEHIRRAFMFFDKDGSGYIELDELREALADESGETDAEVLNDIMREVDTDKDGRISYDEFVAMMKTGTDWRKASRQYSRERFKSLSVNLMKDGSLLLQDGFSGQTAVV